One genomic region from Williamwhitmania sp. encodes:
- a CDS encoding 4Fe-4S binding protein, with product MSDNITKRIGILYFSPTNTTKKICKAIALGMGAEVPVDLNITNLDFRTKLSSNPNALLDNIDHIIIGAPVYTGKLPIPVIECLKALNGNGKECTTVVVYGNRDYGIALYHMVEILTNNGFSIKAAGAFIGQHSYSDIVPVAIGRPDNTDLEKACNFGIDSLNTSNYLSLKDILVQRDMFSKSKNYTPIIPAFKSEKCSFCGACSKRCPINIISPETGNFMNQEAKKKCLGCMACVSICKNKARFVKPNIIMKLVLKILLKKPSVYRQEPLTIFSSKS from the coding sequence CGTATTGGGATACTTTACTTCTCACCTACAAATACAACGAAAAAAATTTGTAAGGCAATTGCTTTAGGTATGGGAGCCGAAGTTCCTGTCGATTTGAACATCACCAATCTAGATTTCCGAACAAAATTGTCTTCAAATCCAAATGCGCTTTTAGATAACATTGACCATATAATTATTGGAGCACCTGTATATACAGGCAAATTACCTATTCCGGTAATCGAATGTTTAAAAGCCTTAAACGGAAATGGAAAAGAATGCACAACCGTTGTTGTATACGGTAATAGGGATTATGGTATTGCACTTTACCATATGGTAGAAATTCTTACTAATAATGGTTTTAGTATTAAAGCTGCTGGCGCTTTTATCGGTCAGCACTCATATTCGGATATAGTACCTGTAGCTATTGGACGACCTGATAATACTGATTTGGAAAAAGCGTGTAATTTTGGAATAGATAGTCTAAATACTTCTAATTATTTGTCTTTAAAGGATATTTTGGTTCAAAGGGACATGTTTTCTAAATCAAAGAATTACACACCTATAATACCGGCTTTCAAATCAGAGAAATGCTCTTTCTGTGGAGCTTGTTCAAAACGCTGCCCTATTAATATTATTTCGCCGGAAACAGGCAATTTCATGAATCAAGAAGCCAAAAAAAAATGTCTTGGATGCATGGCTTGTGTTTCAATCTGTAAGAATAAAGCTCGATTTGTCAAACCTAATATTATAATGAAATTAGTACTTAAAATTCTCCTTAAAAAACCTTCTGTTTACCGCCAAGAACCACTTACAATTTTCTCATCAAAATCATAA